One Leuconostoc mesenteroides subsp. mesenteroides ATCC 8293 genomic window, TCGAAAGAATCAGCACACATGGATTAGTAAATCTTTTAAGTTTATTGATGACTTTGGCGATGTTTGTGGGTATTATTGGATATATTCTTTATGCAAAAAGAGTTGACAATCCATTGTTAAGCCCAGAAATATTTAAGTTTAAGGTTTTTCGTTTTGGTATAGCAGCGGCATTTGTAGCTCAAATAGTTAATCTAACGTTTAACTATGCAATACCCATGGTTCTACAAATTGTTTTACTCAAAAATCCACAAGTTGCCGGTTTGACTTTACTTCCAGGTGCTTTAAGTTATGCTATGATGGCTATAATTTCTGGTCGCCTATATGATCGATATAGTGCACGGCTACCAATTACAATTGGTGTGACATTGATGTTTGTTGGGACGTTACTAATTGCATTTATCCCAATTAATCTCATTAGTTTAACAGGTGGATTCATGGTTATTCAGATAGGGGCTGGTTTCTGGTTTGGTAACAACATGACCTATTCGGTAAGCAGTGTACCAGTTGAATTTCAAAGCTCAGGAAATTCTATTTTTTCTGCAACAACGAACTATTCCGCTGCAGTTGGTATTGCACTTGCTGCTGGCATTATTGCTACATTTCAAAAGCAAGCAATTAACGTACGTGAGTTGGCTTCATCAACACACATTGGTGCATTGTGGACATTTAGAGTGGACATAGTACTGATTGTTCTAGCCGCCATTCTTTCATTAAGTGCTTTAGGTTCTATAAGAAAATAGAGAGAATGACGTATCATATTGTAGAGGTAAACAATATGGTCAAAGAAAAAGTAGAGAAATTTTACAATCTTTTGGGGTATAAGGAAAAGAAAGATATTCGTATTTTTCAACGTTACTTTCCAAATAACTATAATTTAAATGAATTGACAAATGATATGGTGGAAGATTTTTTGTCTCATAATCCGATTGCTAATGAAGCTTTGCTGTTAGGAATTGAAATTGGCAAACATGTTGCGCACCAGCGACGGCCACAGTTACTAAATGCCAAATATTCAGCAGAAATAGGTCGGTTTGCGCAACAACAAATTGGTAATTTAATGCAGGAACAATTAAGTGTAGCTTTGCTTGATACGCAGTTGAATGTTATCGGTTGGGAAGTAGTCTTTGTGGGTACTTTAAGTCAAGTACAAGCTTCACCGCGAGAGATATTTCAACGCGTACTAAAAGCCAACGCATTTGGATTCATGATTGCACATAACCATCCTAGTGGTAATATTATGCCTTCCAATGCAGATATTACTTTCAGTCAGCGTTTGGCAACAATTGGTCATCAAATGGATTTACGTTTATTTGACTCGTTTATTGTAACGCAAAATGAGTATTGGAGTATGTCAGAAAATCAACAATTAAAAAAAGTTATCTGATTTTTCAGATAACTTTTTTTTATTTAGACAGCTACGGGCGCTTTAATGGCCGGTTCACTATCGTAATCTAATATTTTGATGTCATCCATCGTATAATCAAACAATGATTTAACTTCCGGATTTAGCCATAGTTTTGGTAATTTGTGCATAGGCCGTGACAATTGTTCAGTTATTTGATCAACATGATTATTGTAGATATGCGTGTCACCAATGGTATGAATAAATTCACCAACTTCGTAGCCAGTTTGAGCTGCCACCATGTGTAGCAACAGTGAATAGCTGGCAATATTGAATGGAACACCAAGGAAAAAGTCACCAGAGCGTTGATACATTTGCAAACTGAGTTTACCGTCCGCAACATAAAACTGACTAAGTACGTGACAAGAAGGTAAGGGCGCTTGCGGTGTGGTCTCAGCATTCCAAGCTGTTAAAATGAGGCGACGTGAATTCGGTGTTTCCTTAATTTGATCAATAAGTCTGGCGACCTGATCAACGGTTTCATCACCGGCGGTCAGACTATTTGTTTCCCAGCTGCGCCACAATTTTCCATAAACATTTCCAATATAACCAAATTCTTCCTTGAATTCGTCATCATTGAGAATGTTGTTAACGAAAATGTCTTTTTGTTCTTTGTATATTTTGGCAAAATTTTCATCAGTTTGTGAACGAAGACCAAAATTAGTCATATCGGGACCGGTATATTTATCAGATTCAATCCACTTTTTAAACGCCCATTCATCCCAGATATGATTATTGTGTTCAAGTAAGAATCGGATATTATTATCTCCTCTTAAGAACCATAAAAGTTCACTTTTAATCAAACCAAAGAAAACCTTTTTGGTAGTTAAAAGGGGGAATCCTTCAGCCAGGTTAAATCGCATTTGTGTACCGAACAATGAACGTGTTCCAGTACCAGTGCGGTCTCCTTTATGTGATCCTTCATCAAGAATCTTTTGTGCGAGGTCGAGATATTGTTGTTCATTTTGAGACATATGTCAAAATACGTAATGTGCGCGACTGAATCATTGGCATGCAATGCCTCTAGGCGATTCCTTATCAAACACATTTCCTTTCAAAATTAATCTTTACTTAAAATACTAACGAAAACCCCATTAAATAGCAAATGATTTAACGGGGTTTTCGATGTGATATCTCTTTCTATTGGATTAAAAAACGCTAAGGCATATCGTATTCATACAATGAATTGGTTCATATCAATTTGCTGTGCTGTAAGTGCAGAAAGTGGAACTTGTTTTAATTCAATTCCTTTTTGTGCTAATAGTTCTTCGGCAAAGGTATTATTTCGATAATCTCTCATAAAATAAATTTTACTGATGCCGGCTTGTAAAAGTAATTTAGTACATTGGACGCAAGGTACGTCTGTTACATAAACTTCCGATCCATCAATTGTTATACCCATTTTTGCTGCTTGCATCAAGGCGTTTTGCTCTGCATGAACTGCTCGAATACAGTGACCGTCAACCATCAAGTCACCAACTTCTGTACAGTGAGGCGTGCCAGATACAGAGCCATTGTACCCACTGGCAATAATGCGATGATCACGAACAATAATGGCACCAACGTGTAATCGCGTGCAGGTAGATCGTGTGGATAAAATTGCTGCTTGTGCAATGAAATATTGATGCCAACTAATGCGTTGATCTGCCATGAATAACTTCCTTTATCAAATAAATCTGTTAGAATGATAATAACACATTTTTATTTGAAGGAGTAAAAAATATGACAGAGATTTTAGATGGTAAGGCGGTTGCAAAAACCATCAATGAACAAACAAAAGCACGTGTGGCTAAACAAAAAAGACCTGTCACTTTAGCAGTTATTTATGATCCTTCAAATGATGGGAGCCAATTATATGTTGGCATGAAGTCACGTCAAGCAGCTAAACTCGGAATTGTAACGCGAGATATACCAATCTCAACTGATGCAACAACAGAAAGTGTTATTCAATTAGTAGAAGAGCTAAATGACGATGAAAGTATTACAGGAATCCTTGTTCAGAGTCCGTTAGCCAAAGGAATTAAAGAACGACAAATTTTTTCTGCTGTGGCACCACATAAAGATGCTGATGGTCTAGGAGCAACAGTTCAAGGAATGCTATTCGGTGATTCTTTGGAAAATTATACTGTTGCGGCAACGCCTCAAGGTGTGATGACACTTTTGGCGCAATATAATATTTCTTTAAAAGGAAAAAATGCTGTGGTCGTTGGCCGCTCACAATTATTTGGCAGGCCAATGTTTGCTTTGCTCACTAATGCAGACGCTACGGTAACCTTAGCACACCGCTATACTGAACCAACGACCTTAAAGGCACTTTTAAAAAATGCAGATATTGTTGTTGTTGGTGTTGGTATTCCAAACTTTATTCAAGGTGAAGACCTGAAAAAGGGCGCTACAGTAATCGATGTTGGTATGAACGTTGTTGATGGGAAAGCCACGGGGGATGTAAACTTTTCCTCAGCCCAAGGGATTGCCGGTTATATAACCCCTGTTCCAGGTGGTGTTGGACCAATGACTATCGCAACGCTGTTAGAAAATACAGTAACACTAGCAGAACAACATCAATAAAACGATAAATAAAAAAGCATCTGGCATATTTGTCAGATGCTTTTTTGTGCGAAAAGATATCTAAACTCGTATGATACTGTGAGCTCAAAAAAGAGAAAGGAGTTAATGATGGAAATTGATCAATTACTTGATAACGCTGTTGCTGAGGAAGCTAGTGATATTTACATATTGCCCAACGATGATAGGTTTACGATAAAGTTTCATGCTGGTGGTTCAATAGTAACTCAAGAATATCTGGACAATAAAGCTGCTGAAAAAATGATTTCAGCTATTAAATACCGTGCTAAGATGAATATTTCTGAGCGACGAAGGCCACAACTCGGGCGTTTTCAAAAACAGGATATTTGGATACGTGTTTCAACTGTGGGAGATTTTTTGAACCGAGAGACAGTAGTTTTGCGTGTAATTTATCCAGAGCACAATACACAAAATTGGTTGGCTGAAAAGCAGTTTGATGATATGAAATTAAAGTTACCTGATTCAGGATTGTTTTTAATCTCAGGACCAACCGGATCAGGTAAAACAACAACACTTTATCATTTATTAAAAAGCATTGCGGAAAATAAATTAGTATTAACCATTGAAGACCCCGTAGAAATTAATGCCCCAGAGTTTGTGCAGTTGCAGGTTAACGAGACAGCGGGCATTGACTATACAGAATTAATTAAAGTAGCTTTACGCCACCGACCTGAAATTTTACTAATCGGAGAAATTCGTGATGTTAAAACAGCTCAAGCTGTGATACAAGCAGCTTTGAGTGGACATTTAGTATTTAGTACTATTCACGCAATGTCAACAAAAGACGTCGCTTTACGGTTGTTGGAACTAGGTGTTGATAAAAGTCAGCTCGAAGCAGCATTAACAAAAATTGTTTATCAAAGGTTAGTGCCCACGATAGACAATAAACAAGCAGCTGTTGCTGATGTTGTAGCAGGAATGCCTTTAAAAGGTTCACCAAAATTTACTAATAGATGGCGAGAAACGCTTGCGGATGCCTTAAAGGAAGGGAAGATAACAAATGAAACCTATCAAAAATTTAGCGCGCTTTAATAAGCGGGACCAGGTATTATTTTTTCAAGAGCTGGGTGAGCTACTATCATCAGGATATAGTATCGCACAGAGCATTGATATCTTAGCTAGTGCACATCAAAAATGGCAATCAATCCTTAGCCAGGTTCAGAAAGGTCTATCAACAGGGCAAACATTCTATCAAGCCCTCGAGGCATTTATTAGTCCAAATATTTTATTACAATTGCGGTTATCAGACCAACATGGGGATATTTCCAATACACTGGTTCGAATTGGGCAGACCCTTGCCAAATTTCAGCAACAACAAAGCAAGTTATCACAGGTCATGCGTTATCCAATTATTTTACTGGGTATCCTTGGTTTGTTGTTGATTGGACTAAAATGTTTTTTATACCCAATGATCAATCAATGGCGAGAAACTAATCAAGAGGCGATCAATTATCCATATGCATTTATTTTCTGCACCGGTCTCTTAACTTTAACCTTCTTAACACTGTGGTTATGGTATTGGCATCATTTATCATCAATTCAACAATTAAATATGCTGGCTAAAGTACCATTTGTGGGGACGATAGTGCGCAGTATTGTTACCTATCAAGTTAGCCAACAATTATCAATGTTAATGTTTAGTGGACTAACGTTACCAGAAATTATTGATGAAGTTGCACAACAAAATAATAAATCATACGCAGTTGCACTTGCACATGATATTCAAAAGCATCTCAAATTGGGAGGCAATATCGAGAGGTATATATTATCACAGTCATTTGTTAATGATTCATTGGCTGGATATTTTATTCGTGGTCATAAACCTAAGATACTTGCTCGATATCTCGATTATTATGCAAAAACACAATTTAAATTACTTATGCAACAAACAGACCGTTTTATTGGCACGCTGCAACCATTATTTTTTGGTATTATCGGCGTTGCAATTGTTGGTCTGTATATGAGCATGCTATTACCAATGTATCAAACAATTGGAGGACTATATCAATGAATATTTTTAAAAAATCGAAAAAAGCATTTACACTAATTGAAGCAGCAATTGTACTCTTTATTATTAGTTTGTTAATGTTACTTATTTTGCCAAATTTAAATGCACAGCGTAAACATGCGGTAGAAAACCATGCGACAGCGATGGTATCAACTGTTCAAACACAAATTGATTTGTATCAAAATGATCACCCCAATCAGGATAATGTGACACTCGCTGCACTAAAGTCAGAAAATTATTTAACTGAGAAACAGTTTCAAAAAGCACAAGATCTTAAAATAACAATTGTTCATAATGAAGCACGTAAATAGTGGGTTCACATTAATCGAGTCAGCTGTAACATTAACGATTGTGAGTTTGCTGCTTTTTGTTGGAGCACAAACATCGGCGCGTCCCAAAATAGACACGCAACAATGGTTAGCAACATTTCAAACCTACTGGCAAAACGCAAGACTAACGGCACAACATGAACAAAAAACAGTTGAGGTTATTTTTGATAAGAAGGAGGTGAGATTTAATAATCAAGTACTAGTTTATCCATCAGGTATAAAAAAAGATTCGCAACAAAGAATAAATGTCTTAACAACAGGCTATGTTGCACCAACCACAGTGACACTCACAGGAGAACAGACGATAAAACTAATATTTAGTCTTGGAGGAGGAGAATATCGTGTTGAAACAAATAATTCAAAATAAGCAGTCCGCATTTGTTTTGGCAGAATCAATGTTAGCTTTAATACTAGTATCAGTATGCATGTCATTTGAGTATGAACAAGTTCACCAATTTCATATTCACAAAAGTAACTTGGAAAGGAAATTAAAAGTTGCAGAACGAGAACGAATTGATGCAATAAATCAGTGGGAAGGGTGTAATGAAAAATGATGGGTTTACATTGCTAGAAGCCTTGATATCATTGCTTATAGCCGCGTTAGTTTTGACTTCTTTACAATTTGTTGTTCCGTTTTTAAAGCAAATTTCTGATGCTCCAAAGGCAACAGTCCTGCAAACGATCACGCATCAACTTGAAACTCAAAAATATACCATAACCTCAGCAACATTGACATCAGCTAGACTTAAAAGCTACGAGGGTAAAGATATGTATCTTGAAGTCAAAAATAATAAATTACAAATAAGTGGCAGTGGTGCGGGTCAGATAATTTTAATGCAGAACGTAACAAATCTAGCGGTGGATGATCGCAATAATTATTTGAATTTAACAATTACAACTAACAAAGGTAAATTTTCAAGTATATTGCATTTAAAGAAGACGGTACAAAATGAATAAAAAAAATGCCTATGTTTTAGTACCAACCATTTTTGTTCTGGGAGCATTAAGCGCGTTATTTATTTTGCAGAATATGGCTTTTAATCAACAGTTGCGGGCACAAACACGTTTGATCGAAATAGCAAAAATTGACAAGATACAAATGATTGTCAGTACGCAAGTATACAAAAATAATGAGACCAAATTCAATTTTGATGAGGCTAAAGTCACCGTTATTAATAAGCAAATAAAAATTGACTTAGGAAAGCGTATATATCAGCGTGAATTGCTTGTGAAATAACCTTGAAAATTGGTCCTAAAACCGCTAAAATAAACCTATGACACAAGAAAAAATAGCACAATATTTTGATGCTTTAACTAGCGCTTCACAATCTTTGGTTAAAGACACGAACATCAGTTATATCGATGCACTAATTGAGATACTTGAAGATATTAATTCGCAGACTGTCCATCGCGAGTTTGATAAGCCAAGTAACGATGTGGTGCAAATAATACAGTCAACAATTGATATGGACTGGTCTTTATTATCACCAGCTGAAAAACGCAAAGCACTACAATTGGCTGTTTTGAAAGCTAATCGTGAAGATCAAACTCCTGCTAATTACCAGATTACCCCCGATGGAATTGGCTATTTGCTGGCTGATTTTATTAACCAGACAGCTAGGTTACGAGATAATGATACTATTATCGACATGAATGTTGGTTCAGGTAATCTTTTATGGACAATAAATGAGATGCTAGATGTGACAGTTAAACGCATAGGGATTGATAATGATGAAACACAACTAGCGCTCGCGTCCGCCACAGATGAAATAATCAATA contains:
- a CDS encoding bifunctional 5,10-methylenetetrahydrofolate dehydrogenase/5,10-methenyltetrahydrofolate cyclohydrolase yields the protein MTEILDGKAVAKTINEQTKARVAKQKRPVTLAVIYDPSNDGSQLYVGMKSRQAAKLGIVTRDIPISTDATTESVIQLVEELNDDESITGILVQSPLAKGIKERQIFSAVAPHKDADGLGATVQGMLFGDSLENYTVAATPQGVMTLLAQYNISLKGKNAVVVGRSQLFGRPMFALLTNADATVTLAHRYTEPTTLKALLKNADIVVVGVGIPNFIQGEDLKKGATVIDVGMNVVDGKATGDVNFSSAQGIAGYITPVPGGVGPMTIATLLENTVTLAEQHQ
- the comGA gene encoding competence type IV pilus ATPase ComGA — encoded protein: MEIDQLLDNAVAEEASDIYILPNDDRFTIKFHAGGSIVTQEYLDNKAAEKMISAIKYRAKMNISERRRPQLGRFQKQDIWIRVSTVGDFLNRETVVLRVIYPEHNTQNWLAEKQFDDMKLKLPDSGLFLISGPTGSGKTTTLYHLLKSIAENKLVLTIEDPVEINAPEFVQLQVNETAGIDYTELIKVALRHRPEILLIGEIRDVKTAQAVIQAALSGHLVFSTIHAMSTKDVALRLLELGVDKSQLEAALTKIVYQRLVPTIDNKQAAVADVVAGMPLKGSPKFTNRWRETLADALKEGKITNETYQKFSAL
- a CDS encoding class I SAM-dependent methyltransferase, which translates into the protein MTQEKIAQYFDALTSASQSLVKDTNISYIDALIEILEDINSQTVHREFDKPSNDVVQIIQSTIDMDWSLLSPAEKRKALQLAVLKANREDQTPANYQITPDGIGYLLADFINQTARLRDNDTIIDMNVGSGNLLWTINEMLDVTVKRIGIDNDETQLALASATDEIINSDETTLYKEDTISIEEPPKAKVVIADLPVGYYPLQPSDKFITRNQNGRSFVHHLLIEKSLDFVADDGWIYLLVPANVLNGDEAKKVLQFVTSRAQLKAFLQLPNEFFQEVRATKAILVLKKQRTKNNEVLMGQYPSLKDLKSLQNFLQEIKAWVKLENEQN
- the comGC gene encoding competence type IV pilus major pilin ComGC, producing the protein MNIFKKSKKAFTLIEAAIVLFIISLLMLLILPNLNAQRKHAVENHATAMVSTVQTQIDLYQNDHPNQDNVTLAALKSENYLTEKQFQKAQDLKITIVHNEARK
- a CDS encoding type II secretion system F family protein, coding for MKPIKNLARFNKRDQVLFFQELGELLSSGYSIAQSIDILASAHQKWQSILSQVQKGLSTGQTFYQALEAFISPNILLQLRLSDQHGDISNTLVRIGQTLAKFQQQQSKLSQVMRYPIILLGILGLLLIGLKCFLYPMINQWRETNQEAINYPYAFIFCTGLLTLTFLTLWLWYWHHLSSIQQLNMLAKVPFVGTIVRSIVTYQVSQQLSMLMFSGLTLPEIIDEVAQQNNKSYAVALAHDIQKHLKLGGNIERYILSQSFVNDSLAGYFIRGHKPKILARYLDYYAKTQFKLLMQQTDRFIGTLQPLFFGIIGVAIVGLYMSMLLPMYQTIGGLYQ
- a CDS encoding deoxycytidylate deaminase; this translates as MADQRISWHQYFIAQAAILSTRSTCTRLHVGAIIVRDHRIIASGYNGSVSGTPHCTEVGDLMVDGHCIRAVHAEQNALMQAAKMGITIDGSEVYVTDVPCVQCTKLLLQAGISKIYFMRDYRNNTFAEELLAQKGIELKQVPLSALTAQQIDMNQFIV
- a CDS encoding JAB domain-containing protein, which codes for MTYHIVEVNNMVKEKVEKFYNLLGYKEKKDIRIFQRYFPNNYNLNELTNDMVEDFLSHNPIANEALLLGIEIGKHVAHQRRPQLLNAKYSAEIGRFAQQQIGNLMQEQLSVALLDTQLNVIGWEVVFVGTLSQVQASPREIFQRVLKANAFGFMIAHNHPSGNIMPSNADITFSQRLATIGHQMDLRLFDSFIVTQNEYWSMSENQQLKKVI
- a CDS encoding prepilin-type N-terminal cleavage/methylation domain-containing protein; amino-acid sequence: MKNDGFTLLEALISLLIAALVLTSLQFVVPFLKQISDAPKATVLQTITHQLETQKYTITSATLTSARLKSYEGKDMYLEVKNNKLQISGSGAGQIILMQNVTNLAVDDRNNYLNLTITTNKGKFSSILHLKKTVQNE
- a CDS encoding thymidylate synthase is translated as MSQNEQQYLDLAQKILDEGSHKGDRTGTGTRSLFGTQMRFNLAEGFPLLTTKKVFFGLIKSELLWFLRGDNNIRFLLEHNNHIWDEWAFKKWIESDKYTGPDMTNFGLRSQTDENFAKIYKEQKDIFVNNILNDDEFKEEFGYIGNVYGKLWRSWETNSLTAGDETVDQVARLIDQIKETPNSRRLILTAWNAETTPQAPLPSCHVLSQFYVADGKLSLQMYQRSGDFFLGVPFNIASYSLLLHMVAAQTGYEVGEFIHTIGDTHIYNNHVDQITEQLSRPMHKLPKLWLNPEVKSLFDYTMDDIKILDYDSEPAIKAPVAV
- a CDS encoding type II secretion system protein, encoding MKHVNSGFTLIESAVTLTIVSLLLFVGAQTSARPKIDTQQWLATFQTYWQNARLTAQHEQKTVEVIFDKKEVRFNNQVLVYPSGIKKDSQQRINVLTTGYVAPTTVTLTGEQTIKLIFSLGGGEYRVETNNSK
- a CDS encoding MFS transporter, which encodes MIDDKLSPRLVLSVLAIGLLGFTDIMLETALNVSFPMLMTEFKVTSSTVQWLTSGVILLTSMVVILSPWLKKNFTNRSQFIVATVISIVGVLIDAVSNTFVITLFGRLLQGIGGGVGLPLMYNVIFEQVPEKKRGTMVGLGSLIISFAPAIGPAFGGYLTQNYGWHMVFWVVLPVQIGSLILGWATIKQVSTIKKEKLDIIGWLLLSLFFVSGIFVIERISTHGLVNLLSLLMTLAMFVGIIGYILYAKRVDNPLLSPEIFKFKVFRFGIAAAFVAQIVNLTFNYAIPMVLQIVLLKNPQVAGLTLLPGALSYAMMAIISGRLYDRYSARLPITIGVTLMFVGTLLIAFIPINLISLTGGFMVIQIGAGFWFGNNMTYSVSSVPVEFQSSGNSIFSATTNYSAAVGIALAAGIIATFQKQAINVRELASSTHIGALWTFRVDIVLIVLAAILSLSALGSIRK